In Vibrio japonicus, the following are encoded in one genomic region:
- a CDS encoding alpha-galactosidase has protein sequence MKEKKLVELSGTESQLIIEVGDFAEILHWGKKISGSLENFRSALHRPVPHGRLDKDVAMTTLPELGRGVFSSPGLEGHRNGQNWAPVFFLKDIQQSDTQISLASEDGQAGLQLVTEICLDEFDVVKTRHTLTNLKSGQYFVNRFANSMPLPVRVNELMTFHGRWAREFQTQRQPLLHNGYQQENRRGRTSHEHYPAMVAGTSNFDETQGDVWGFHFAWSGNHRLRADVKTDGRRTMQAEVIYFPGEVALEKGESISTPWLYASYSENGLNEMSHHFHSHVRQSIIAEDFQKKLRPVHLNTWEGIYFDHDPEYIMEMASQAAEMGVERFIIDDGWFRGRDDDTAALGDWFLDERKYPNGLEPVVDHVNALGMEFGLWFEPEMINKDSDLYREHPDWLLAVDGYDQPTGRHQHVIDLQNDDAFNFLYERLAHFLSTYNIRYIKWDMNREIVQPAHDGVASGRKQTERYYQLVDKVRAKFPHVSIESCAGGGGRIDYEILKRTDRFWPSDNNDALERQGIQRGMSYFFPPEVMGSHIGSDKCHCTRRRHSIEFRGLTALFGHMGIELDPVKEDSDEKANFARYVALHKQLRTLLHTGKMWRTPTDDNAHQVLSVVAEDQSEAVVMVAQLDMPTHSLSGNLRILGLDDKATYRIYVLDKPANYNDIVVFQPPWTEAGCELSGEWCKEVGLSMPLLDPETAMLIKVEKVN, from the coding sequence ATGAAAGAAAAAAAATTAGTTGAGTTAAGCGGAACGGAGTCCCAACTTATTATTGAGGTTGGTGACTTTGCAGAAATTCTACACTGGGGTAAGAAGATAAGTGGCAGCCTAGAAAACTTTCGCTCCGCTTTGCATCGTCCGGTACCTCATGGACGCTTAGATAAAGACGTAGCCATGACGACGTTACCTGAACTTGGTCGTGGTGTATTCAGCAGCCCGGGTTTAGAAGGCCACCGCAATGGTCAGAACTGGGCACCAGTATTCTTCTTAAAAGATATACAACAAAGTGATACTCAAATCAGTCTCGCAAGTGAAGATGGGCAGGCTGGGCTACAACTGGTAACAGAGATTTGTTTAGATGAATTTGACGTGGTTAAAACACGTCACACGTTAACTAACCTAAAGTCGGGACAATACTTCGTTAATCGATTTGCGAACTCAATGCCGTTACCTGTAAGAGTTAATGAATTGATGACGTTCCACGGCCGTTGGGCAAGAGAATTCCAAACACAACGTCAACCGCTCCTTCACAACGGATATCAGCAAGAGAACCGACGCGGCAGAACTTCCCATGAACATTATCCGGCAATGGTGGCTGGTACGTCTAATTTCGATGAGACACAAGGCGATGTTTGGGGATTCCATTTTGCATGGAGTGGTAACCACCGATTACGCGCCGATGTAAAAACGGATGGTCGTCGTACTATGCAAGCGGAAGTCATTTATTTCCCGGGAGAAGTCGCGCTCGAAAAAGGGGAAAGTATCTCCACGCCATGGTTGTATGCAAGTTACAGTGAAAACGGACTCAACGAGATGAGCCATCACTTCCATTCGCATGTAAGGCAATCGATTATCGCGGAAGACTTTCAGAAGAAGTTACGTCCGGTGCATTTGAATACATGGGAAGGGATCTATTTTGACCATGATCCTGAATACATCATGGAAATGGCCTCGCAAGCAGCAGAAATGGGTGTGGAACGTTTTATCATCGATGACGGGTGGTTCAGAGGTCGCGATGATGACACAGCGGCATTAGGCGATTGGTTCTTGGATGAGCGCAAATACCCGAACGGCTTAGAACCGGTTGTCGATCACGTTAACGCGTTAGGTATGGAATTTGGCTTGTGGTTTGAGCCAGAAATGATCAACAAAGATTCAGATTTATACCGCGAACATCCTGATTGGCTGCTAGCTGTTGATGGTTATGACCAACCGACAGGCAGACATCAACATGTTATTGATTTGCAAAACGATGATGCGTTTAACTTCTTATACGAACGATTGGCTCATTTCTTAAGTACCTACAATATTCGGTACATCAAGTGGGATATGAACCGAGAAATCGTTCAGCCGGCGCATGATGGTGTGGCATCTGGACGCAAACAGACAGAGCGTTACTACCAGCTGGTCGATAAGGTAAGAGCCAAATTCCCTCACGTCAGTATTGAGTCTTGCGCGGGTGGCGGTGGCCGTATTGATTACGAAATTTTGAAACGCACTGACCGTTTCTGGCCTTCGGATAATAACGATGCGTTAGAAAGACAAGGGATCCAACGTGGTATGAGTTACTTCTTTCCGCCTGAAGTGATGGGAAGCCATATTGGATCGGATAAATGCCATTGTACTCGCCGCCGTCATAGCATTGAGTTTCGTGGACTGACAGCACTGTTTGGTCATATGGGAATAGAGCTTGATCCAGTGAAAGAAGATAGTGATGAAAAAGCGAACTTTGCTCGTTATGTCGCTCTGCACAAGCAATTACGTACGTTACTACACACAGGTAAAATGTGGCGAACGCCTACTGACGATAATGCACATCAGGTTTTATCGGTAGTAGCAGAAGATCAATCTGAAGCGGTTGTTATGGTAGCGCAGCTGGATATGCCAACGCACTCGTTGAGTGGCAACCTACGCATACTGGGTTTGGATGATAAAGCGACTTACCGTATTTATGTTTTAGACAAACCAGCCAACTACAACGATATTGTCGTGTTCCAGCCACCTTGGACTGAAGCGGGGTGTGAACTGAGCGGTGAATGGTGCAAAGAGGTGGGTCTAAGCATGCCGCTACTCGATCCTGAAACAGCGATGCTCATCAAAGTTGAGAAGGTAAATTGA
- a CDS encoding helix-turn-helix domain-containing protein: MAPNQTLFGQIYMHNLEVFQSENISYLVNDMRSAPLIDVDTELSFEQRKPFYMADYHWHQQIEINVLHKGTLEYAINNANVQISAGEMAVFWAVTPHRVSKVSDDAMLGIINIPLSAFLGWVLPQEFVQQVMHGGVITSQTEGVISLSESNRWLNCYHSENSVRNGIVSDEVCLMLRRLCSFDYKVEMFSFLRNGSSRHPNDTGYKNVQLMLDYIAKNHNKDIKVDDIAAHVKLHPKYAMGLFKNMLNVSIKQYLIIMRINHAKVLLSNTRNPIKNIANDSGFKHPGSFFAAFKSHTSLTPQQFRSETQII; the protein is encoded by the coding sequence ATGGCACCCAATCAAACGCTATTTGGACAAATTTACATGCATAACTTAGAAGTATTTCAGTCTGAAAACATCAGCTATTTAGTCAATGATATGCGCTCAGCACCTTTAATTGATGTAGACACTGAGTTGAGCTTTGAGCAGCGCAAACCTTTTTACATGGCGGACTATCATTGGCACCAGCAAATAGAAATCAATGTATTGCATAAAGGAACGCTCGAATACGCGATCAACAATGCTAACGTCCAAATATCTGCTGGAGAGATGGCTGTGTTTTGGGCAGTGACGCCGCATAGAGTAAGTAAAGTCAGTGACGATGCTATGCTCGGGATCATCAACATTCCCTTGAGTGCTTTTCTTGGTTGGGTATTACCACAAGAGTTTGTACAACAAGTTATGCATGGTGGGGTGATCACGTCTCAGACTGAAGGGGTTATCAGCCTTTCAGAAAGCAATCGTTGGCTTAACTGCTATCACAGCGAAAATAGCGTGAGAAATGGAATAGTCAGTGACGAGGTTTGTTTAATGTTGCGCCGCCTCTGCTCGTTCGATTACAAAGTCGAAATGTTCAGTTTTCTGCGTAACGGTTCTTCACGTCATCCAAATGATACGGGTTATAAAAATGTGCAGCTCATGCTCGATTACATTGCTAAAAACCATAACAAAGACATCAAAGTCGACGACATCGCAGCCCATGTAAAACTGCATCCGAAATACGCGATGGGACTGTTTAAAAATATGCTGAATGTCTCGATAAAGCAGTATTTGATTATTATGCGCATTAACCATGCGAAGGTATTACTGAGTAACACACGAAACCCAATCAAAAATATCGCCAATGACAGTGGCTTTAAGCACCCAGGTTCCTTTTTTGCTGCATTCAAGAGCCATACAAGTTTAACTCCTCAGCAATTTAGGTCAGAAACACAAATCATCTAA
- a CDS encoding substrate-binding domain-containing protein, with the protein MATIKDVAKEASVSVATVSRVINKSPKASQSSIDAVTKAMSKLGYRPNAAARALVSQSTDTMGVLVSDVSDPFFGTLVKSVDNVARENGKHILIGNGYHNPEDERQALELLINSRCDAIVIHSKGLSDEELIGYAKEVKGMVLINRYIPELADRCISLDNRKGAFLATEYLIRHGHRKIACIASTQDIEDTDERLQGYLDALKEHGIELSKSYIEYGEPNSDGGEVAMTNLLTKSLEITGVVTYNDYMAAGALSALDQNGIEVPNKVSMVGFDDGLIARFVHPHLTTVRYPIEMMAERAARLALARSRDEKVEDDTIIFSPTLVRRNSVVRC; encoded by the coding sequence ATGGCAACGATCAAGGATGTGGCGAAGGAAGCGAGTGTTTCGGTCGCAACGGTTTCCCGCGTGATAAACAAGTCACCCAAAGCAAGTCAATCATCAATCGATGCGGTGACCAAAGCGATGAGCAAGTTGGGTTACCGACCAAATGCTGCTGCTCGCGCACTGGTAAGCCAAAGTACAGATACGATGGGTGTGTTGGTCAGCGATGTGTCCGACCCATTCTTCGGTACACTCGTCAAATCAGTTGATAACGTCGCGCGTGAAAATGGCAAACATATCCTTATTGGTAACGGTTACCACAATCCTGAAGATGAGCGCCAAGCCCTGGAATTGCTGATCAATAGTCGTTGTGATGCGATCGTCATCCACTCCAAAGGCCTGTCTGATGAAGAACTGATTGGTTACGCCAAAGAGGTGAAAGGTATGGTGCTGATCAATCGCTATATTCCTGAATTGGCCGATCGTTGTATTTCTCTTGATAACCGCAAAGGGGCATTCTTAGCAACGGAATATTTGATTCGTCACGGACATCGAAAAATTGCTTGTATCGCCTCTACTCAGGATATTGAAGATACCGATGAACGTCTGCAAGGCTATCTGGATGCACTAAAAGAACATGGCATTGAGTTATCAAAAAGCTATATCGAGTATGGTGAGCCAAACAGTGATGGCGGTGAAGTTGCGATGACGAATCTGTTAACCAAATCTTTGGAGATTACTGGCGTCGTCACCTACAACGACTACATGGCAGCGGGTGCTTTGTCAGCGTTAGATCAAAATGGTATTGAAGTACCAAATAAGGTATCGATGGTAGGGTTTGATGATGGCTTAATTGCACGCTTTGTTCATCCCCACCTCACCACGGTTCGATATCCAATCGAGATGATGGCTGAACGTGCCGCTCGCTTGGCTTTGGCACGGTCACGTGACGAAAAAGTTGAAGATGATACTATTATTTTCAGCCCAACATTAGTGCGCAGAAACTCTGTTGTGCGTTGTTGA
- the galK gene encoding galactokinase: protein MSDLIQNVKASFEKVLGYAPSHIIQAPGRVNLIGEHTDYNDGFVLPCAINYQTVVAAAKREDNLVRVVSVDYDNAVDEFDITQEIIFQEDKMWANYIRGVVKCLLARGYQFTGADISVSGNVPQGAGLSSSAALEVVIGQTFKVLFNLEISQAEIALNGQQAENEFVGCNCGIMDQMISAEGRENHAMLLDCRSLETQAVSMPEDMAVVIINSNKKRGLVDSEYNTRREQCEEAARIFGVKALRDVTIEQFNEKISELDEIVAKRARHVITENDRTVKAAQALRAHDLKYMGELMAQSHASMRDDFEITVKEIDTLVEIVKGVIGEQGGVRMTGGGFGGCIVALVRPALVDEVKAAVEAKYQAATGLKESIYVCKAQDGAGLAEVL, encoded by the coding sequence ATGTCTGATTTAATCCAAAATGTGAAAGCGTCTTTTGAGAAAGTGTTGGGCTATGCGCCAAGCCACATTATCCAAGCGCCTGGTCGTGTAAACCTGATTGGTGAACACACCGACTACAATGATGGTTTTGTACTGCCATGTGCGATCAACTATCAAACGGTTGTTGCGGCAGCAAAGCGCGAAGACAACCTAGTACGCGTGGTATCGGTTGATTACGATAACGCCGTTGATGAATTCGATATCACTCAAGAAATCATATTCCAAGAAGACAAAATGTGGGCGAACTATATTCGCGGTGTCGTGAAGTGCCTGCTGGCTCGTGGGTACCAGTTTACTGGTGCTGATATCTCTGTCAGCGGCAATGTCCCTCAAGGTGCGGGGTTGAGCTCATCAGCGGCACTGGAAGTTGTGATTGGTCAGACGTTTAAAGTGTTATTCAATCTAGAAATCAGCCAGGCGGAAATCGCATTAAATGGTCAGCAAGCAGAGAACGAATTTGTTGGTTGTAATTGCGGCATCATGGATCAAATGATTTCGGCAGAAGGTCGAGAAAACCACGCCATGCTATTGGATTGTCGCAGTCTGGAAACACAAGCGGTTTCTATGCCTGAGGACATGGCAGTCGTGATTATCAACTCGAATAAAAAACGTGGTCTGGTGGACAGCGAATACAACACTCGTCGTGAGCAATGTGAAGAAGCGGCGCGAATCTTTGGCGTTAAAGCACTACGCGACGTAACCATTGAGCAGTTCAACGAAAAAATCTCTGAGCTGGATGAAATAGTGGCAAAACGTGCGCGTCATGTGATCACCGAAAACGACCGCACAGTAAAAGCGGCACAAGCGCTGCGTGCACACGATTTGAAGTACATGGGGGAATTGATGGCCCAGTCACATGCATCTATGCGTGATGATTTCGAGATTACAGTTAAAGAAATCGACACCTTAGTTGAGATTGTGAAAGGAGTGATCGGTGAGCAAGGTGGTGTGCGCATGACCGGTGGTGGCTTCGGTGGTTGTATCGTGGCTCTTGTTCGACCTGCATTAGTGGATGAAGTGAAAGCGGCGGTAGAAGCAAAATACCAAGCAGCGACAGGTTTAAAAGAGTCGATTTATGTTTGCAAAGCCCAAGATGGCGCAGGTCTGGCCGAAGTATTGTAA
- a CDS encoding UDP-glucose--hexose-1-phosphate uridylyltransferase — MSNVEFNPVDHPHRRYNPLTGQWILVSPHRAKRPWSGADEKAAIDELPSYDEKCFLCPTNERISGDVNPDYEGTYVFNNDFAALMVDSPDAPESDNPLFKTQGVRGLSRVICFSPDHSKTLPELPVDKIRGVIDTWNEQIEELGKDYVWVQAFENKGETMGCSQPHPHGQIWANSFLPNEIERKEQNLKAYYQEHGSNLLVDYVQAELKDGSRIVVETEHWLAVVPYWAAWPFETMLLPKTHIRRMSELSNEQRDDLAVAIKKLTSRYDNLFQCSFPYSMGWHYAPFFEEGTDIDHWQLHALFYPPLLRSATVRKFMVGYEMLAENQRDLTAEQAAQRLRDVSDLHYKEQ, encoded by the coding sequence ATGTCGAACGTTGAATTTAACCCAGTGGATCATCCACACCGTCGTTACAACCCATTAACGGGTCAATGGATTTTAGTGTCACCACACCGTGCAAAACGTCCTTGGAGTGGCGCAGATGAGAAAGCTGCGATTGATGAGCTACCAAGCTACGATGAGAAGTGTTTCCTGTGCCCGACAAATGAGCGTATCTCTGGCGATGTTAACCCAGATTATGAGGGCACGTACGTGTTCAATAACGATTTTGCTGCGCTGATGGTGGACTCACCAGATGCACCAGAATCAGACAACCCACTATTTAAAACCCAAGGTGTACGCGGTTTGAGCCGAGTGATTTGTTTCTCTCCTGACCACAGCAAAACCTTACCTGAATTACCGGTAGACAAAATCCGTGGCGTGATTGATACGTGGAACGAGCAGATTGAAGAACTAGGTAAAGACTACGTTTGGGTTCAAGCGTTTGAGAATAAGGGTGAAACCATGGGCTGTTCTCAGCCTCACCCACATGGTCAAATCTGGGCGAACAGCTTCTTACCAAACGAGATTGAACGTAAAGAGCAAAACCTAAAAGCTTACTACCAGGAACACGGTAGCAACCTGCTGGTGGATTACGTACAAGCTGAGCTAAAAGATGGCTCCCGTATTGTCGTTGAAACCGAGCATTGGTTGGCGGTTGTCCCTTACTGGGCGGCATGGCCATTCGAAACCATGCTGCTACCTAAAACACACATCCGCCGTATGAGCGAGTTAAGTAATGAGCAGCGTGATGATCTTGCTGTCGCTATCAAAAAGCTGACCAGCCGCTATGACAATCTATTCCAATGTTCTTTCCCTTACTCAATGGGTTGGCACTACGCCCCGTTCTTTGAAGAAGGTACAGATATCGACCATTGGCAGCTTCACGCACTGTTCTACCCGCCACTATTACGTAGCGCGACAGTTCGTAAGTTTATGGTGGGCTACGAAATGCTGGCTGAAAACCAACGCGACTTAACCGCAGAACAAGCGGCACAGCGTCTGCGTGATGTGAGTGATTTGCACTACAAAGAACAGTGA
- the galE gene encoding UDP-glucose 4-epimerase GalE — MKVLVTGGMGYIGSHTCVQMIEAGMEPIIVDNLCNAKIEVLSRIEALTGKQPAFYQGDIRDEAFLDSVFAEHDIQAVIHFAGLKAVGESVVKPLEYYDNNVNGSLVLARSMRKAGVKSIVFSSSATVYGDPEIVPITEDSPTGATTNPYGRSKYMVEACLSDLFNAETDWSITLLRYFNPVGAHPSGNMGEDPQGIPNNLMPFIAQVAVGRREKLSVFGNDYSTPDGTGVRDYIHVMDLADGHIAALKSVGDKAGLHIYNLGTGKGSSVLEMVEAFGAACGKPVPYELCPRRPGDIAECWASTDKAERELGWKATRSVAEMTADTWNWQSNNPQGY, encoded by the coding sequence GTGAAAGTACTTGTCACAGGTGGTATGGGTTATATCGGCAGTCACACATGCGTTCAGATGATTGAGGCGGGCATGGAGCCCATCATCGTCGATAACTTGTGTAATGCCAAAATAGAAGTGTTAAGCCGTATTGAAGCGCTAACAGGCAAACAACCTGCGTTCTACCAAGGCGACATTCGTGATGAAGCGTTTTTGGATTCGGTATTCGCTGAGCATGATATCCAAGCGGTCATTCATTTTGCAGGTCTGAAAGCGGTAGGCGAGTCAGTCGTCAAGCCATTGGAATATTACGATAACAATGTCAATGGTTCATTGGTGTTGGCCCGCAGCATGCGTAAAGCGGGGGTGAAAAGCATCGTATTCAGTTCCTCTGCAACCGTCTACGGCGATCCAGAAATCGTTCCGATCACAGAAGACTCACCTACAGGTGCAACAACCAACCCTTATGGTCGCAGTAAATACATGGTGGAAGCGTGTTTGAGTGATTTATTCAATGCAGAAACTGATTGGAGTATCACGTTACTGCGCTACTTTAACCCTGTCGGTGCGCATCCATCAGGCAACATGGGCGAAGACCCACAAGGCATTCCAAACAACTTGATGCCGTTTATTGCTCAGGTAGCGGTTGGCCGCCGAGAAAAATTGTCAGTGTTTGGCAACGACTACTCAACACCAGATGGAACGGGGGTGCGTGACTACATCCACGTAATGGACTTGGCTGATGGTCATATTGCAGCATTGAAATCAGTGGGTGATAAAGCGGGTTTGCACATTTACAACCTAGGGACAGGTAAAGGTTCTAGCGTACTTGAAATGGTAGAAGCTTTCGGTGCCGCTTGCGGTAAACCTGTGCCTTATGAGTTGTGCCCGCGTCGTCCGGGTGATATCGCCGAATGTTGGGCGAGCACAGACAAGGCAGAGCGCGAGCTTGGCTGGAAAGCAACACGCAGCGTTGCTGAAATGACTGCCGATACTTGGAATTGGCAATCAAATAACCCACAAGGTTACTAA
- a CDS encoding iron-containing alcohol dehydrogenase — MQLDFSYYNPTTIHFGKDSLSKLNDELPNYGDTVLLVYGRNAIKSNGIYDKVIASLSAAGKNVVELSGVMPNPTYDKMMEGVQLVREHNVDLILAVGGGSVVDCAKGIAISAHCEGQDPFQKYWVDFQDLENDVVPVASILTMVGTGSEMNGGSVITHEETKNKAGRVFPPVAYPKFSILNPEYTFTVSQYQMVSGVFDTMSHLMEQYFSDQGANTTDYVIESLLKSSIDNLRVALKTPDDYEARSNIMWNATLALNTITGLSKTQDWQVHMIEHQLGAYTDCAHGMGLAAVSLPYYRLIYKFGLDKFVRFATQVWGVSTEGKTKEQIALEGIDALEAFTKECGIVTSLEELGATKEMLPKIAESTIIIGNGYKKLTNEEVLNILEECF, encoded by the coding sequence ATGCAATTAGATTTCTCATACTACAACCCGACAACAATCCACTTTGGTAAAGACTCACTATCCAAACTGAACGATGAACTGCCAAACTATGGCGATACCGTTTTGCTTGTCTACGGTCGTAACGCAATTAAATCGAATGGCATTTACGACAAAGTAATAGCGAGCCTGTCCGCAGCTGGCAAAAATGTTGTTGAGCTATCAGGTGTTATGCCAAACCCGACTTACGACAAAATGATGGAAGGTGTTCAGCTTGTTCGCGAGCATAATGTCGACCTTATTCTTGCGGTTGGTGGCGGCTCAGTGGTTGACTGTGCGAAAGGAATCGCAATATCAGCACATTGTGAAGGTCAAGACCCATTCCAAAAATACTGGGTAGATTTTCAAGACTTAGAAAATGATGTGGTTCCAGTTGCTTCAATCCTGACCATGGTTGGCACAGGTTCTGAAATGAACGGTGGTTCAGTGATCACTCATGAAGAAACGAAAAACAAAGCTGGCCGTGTATTCCCGCCAGTTGCTTACCCTAAGTTTTCTATCCTGAACCCTGAATACACATTTACTGTATCTCAATACCAAATGGTAAGTGGTGTATTTGACACCATGTCTCACCTTATGGAGCAATACTTCTCAGACCAAGGTGCAAATACCACAGATTACGTTATCGAAAGTCTACTGAAGTCTTCAATCGATAACTTACGCGTTGCACTGAAAACACCAGATGACTATGAAGCACGTAGTAACATCATGTGGAATGCAACGTTGGCACTGAACACGATTACTGGCTTGTCAAAAACTCAGGATTGGCAGGTTCACATGATTGAGCACCAATTAGGTGCTTACACAGACTGTGCTCACGGTATGGGTCTAGCAGCAGTTTCACTGCCGTATTACCGTCTGATTTACAAATTTGGTTTAGATAAGTTTGTTCGTTTTGCTACTCAAGTATGGGGTGTATCGACAGAAGGTAAGACAAAAGAGCAAATCGCGCTTGAAGGTATTGATGCGCTAGAAGCATTTACTAAAGAGTGCGGTATCGTCACCTCTTTAGAAGAGCTAGGTGCGACGAAAGAGATGCTACCGAAGATCGCTGAATCAACCATCATCATCGGCAATGGCTACAAAAAGCTGACAAATGAAGAAGTTCTGAACATTCTTGAAGAGTGCTTCTAA
- a CDS encoding aldo/keto reductase codes for MEYTTLSNNLEMPMVGFGVFQVTDKEECKQSVLSAIRTGYRLIDTAAVYGNEDAVGDAVREAIAEGICAREDLFITSKLWVQDMANYDAAYAGIEASLEKSCLEYFDLYLLHQAMGDYFSAWRAMEDAYEEGKLKAIGVSNFYAHVLANFCETVKIKPMVNQVELHPYFAQPAALETMKQYNVQPEAWAPLGGGRHKPFEDEMLAGIANAHGKTVAQVILRWNLQRGVTVIPKSIKQARIEENFDVWDFTLSGEDMDKINCLDLGYVGEAVKHFNPEFVRGCLGVKIHD; via the coding sequence ATGGAATATACAACCTTAAGTAATAATCTAGAGATGCCGATGGTCGGTTTCGGTGTTTTTCAAGTAACAGATAAAGAGGAATGTAAGCAATCAGTGCTCAGCGCTATCCGTACTGGCTACCGTCTTATCGATACTGCGGCCGTCTATGGCAATGAAGATGCCGTTGGCGACGCTGTACGTGAAGCGATTGCAGAAGGTATTTGTGCACGTGAAGATCTATTTATCACCTCAAAACTGTGGGTTCAAGACATGGCAAATTACGATGCCGCTTACGCGGGTATCGAAGCCTCACTTGAAAAGTCTTGTTTAGAGTATTTCGATTTGTATCTGCTACACCAAGCGATGGGCGATTACTTTAGTGCTTGGCGTGCGATGGAAGATGCTTATGAGGAAGGAAAGTTAAAAGCAATTGGCGTATCAAACTTCTATGCGCACGTGTTGGCGAATTTCTGTGAGACGGTAAAAATTAAGCCAATGGTCAACCAAGTTGAACTACACCCTTACTTTGCTCAGCCTGCAGCCCTAGAAACCATGAAACAATACAACGTTCAACCCGAAGCGTGGGCACCACTTGGCGGCGGCCGTCACAAACCTTTCGAAGACGAAATGCTAGCAGGTATTGCTAATGCGCACGGCAAAACAGTCGCTCAGGTGATTCTACGTTGGAACTTACAACGTGGAGTTACTGTGATTCCAAAATCGATCAAACAAGCACGTATTGAAGAAAACTTCGATGTTTGGGATTTCACTCTTTCAGGTGAAGATATGGATAAAATCAATTGCCTTGATTTAGGATACGTCGGTGAAGCAGTGAAGCACTTTAACCCTGAGTTTGTTCGCGGTTGTCTGGGTGTGAAAATTCACGACTAG
- a CDS encoding alpha/beta fold hydrolase codes for MNKHNDTVTSQDLPDASRRNAMKMAGAGAVALSVGAFTGGQAVASANLELGNSWDKTFAKSDKVDHKKVTFKNRYGITLAADLYQPKNSSGKLAAIVLSGPFGAVKEQSSGLYAQTMAERGFVTLAFDPSYTGESGGEPRNVASPDINTEDFSAAVDFIGLQSNVDRERIGVIGICGWGGMALNAVAIDKRVKAVVASTMYDMTRVMSKGYNDSVTLEQRTQGLEQLGQQRWKDAESGKPAYGPVSLELQGGEPQFVVEYAAYYKDPQRGFHPRAINSNASWTITTPLSFMNMPILTYIAEISPRPMLLIHGEKAHSRYFSETAYEAAAEPKELMIIPDATHTDLYDQMDVIPFDKMEGFFKEHLA; via the coding sequence ATGAACAAACACAACGATACAGTCACCAGCCAGGACTTGCCTGACGCGAGTCGCCGAAATGCAATGAAAATGGCTGGTGCAGGCGCTGTTGCCTTAAGCGTTGGTGCATTTACAGGAGGCCAGGCTGTGGCAAGCGCGAATTTAGAACTGGGTAATAGCTGGGATAAGACTTTCGCTAAAAGCGATAAAGTTGACCATAAAAAAGTTACCTTCAAAAACCGTTACGGAATTACGCTTGCGGCTGACCTTTATCAGCCAAAAAACAGCTCTGGCAAACTCGCGGCAATTGTTCTTAGTGGTCCTTTTGGTGCAGTAAAAGAACAGTCATCTGGTCTTTATGCACAGACAATGGCTGAGCGCGGATTTGTTACGCTGGCGTTTGACCCGTCATACACTGGTGAAAGCGGTGGAGAACCACGTAATGTTGCTTCTCCAGATATCAATACTGAAGATTTCAGTGCTGCAGTCGACTTTATCGGTTTGCAGTCAAATGTTGATCGCGAGCGTATTGGTGTGATCGGTATTTGTGGCTGGGGCGGCATGGCATTAAATGCGGTAGCAATAGACAAGCGTGTTAAAGCGGTTGTTGCCAGCACAATGTATGATATGACTCGTGTTATGTCGAAAGGCTACAACGACAGTGTTACGCTTGAGCAACGCACACAGGGGCTGGAGCAGTTGGGACAACAACGTTGGAAAGACGCAGAAAGTGGTAAACCTGCTTACGGTCCTGTTTCACTTGAGCTGCAAGGCGGTGAACCGCAATTTGTTGTTGAATATGCCGCTTACTATAAAGATCCGCAACGCGGCTTCCATCCGCGAGCTATTAACTCCAATGCTTCATGGACGATTACAACGCCATTGTCGTTTATGAACATGCCAATCTTAACTTACATTGCAGAAATATCGCCGCGTCCGATGCTGCTAATCCATGGTGAGAAGGCACACTCTCGCTACTTCAGTGAAACGGCCTATGAAGCAGCCGCAGAGCCGAAGGAACTGATGATTATTCCTGACGCAACCCATACCGATCTTTATGATCAGATGGATGTGATTCCTTTTGACAAAATGGAAGGTTTCTTTAAAGAACACTTAGCATAA